One Leptolyngbya sp. SIO1E4 genomic region harbors:
- a CDS encoding WD40 repeat domain-containing protein: protein MTLPDPESHQNQAQDVSIGGNFQVSGEGNTVDFSQTHLDLSQATLSQTQILQVAFDEIKTRPLIARSPYIGLRKFEVRDRDLFFGRDRLVSRLQNRLQQHFLLVLGASGSGKSSLIRAGLIPKLAEQQGGGFRELVFTPDRDPFESFRASLISAGYRQSATEFLLSGQSNGLVQASQTLKQVDEEWLIFIDQFEELFTLCHDLQKRQHFIDGLLQLAKAQLPTVDMVLAMRADFLDRLSAYPALRGILQLSELVTDLGDDELRLVIEQPAAHHGVVFEPGLVGEIIQDLKGRTEAGESDRISLPLLQYTLKLLWESSGNLGDRILRTTTYRHLGGVRGALQRRVDDIYSSLSAEEQQAAKRIFLQLVDTTSADAGATAVGKAVSHRAALGDFRDATVQKVLKQLIDASLLISDRPSPDSTSVVELAHETLIDSWDTLKNWIEESKPLIRLRNQLKEDASRWHDLCQKKNTQAEAELWHGYKLEWIIDRKQDIQSQFGSFTSAEISFIEASEELRDRQQQAKIERERKQKWLIGGIAIATMGALNLAVVSLLMWKAAESQTIQAVSKTSAIAFVQNQDSFDPVIEALRAGTQLQRLPFFLRPADLQADVMTSLAQSVYWVQERNRLEGHTDDVEEIVFSPNGDIIATVSYDQTLRLWSSTGRLVVEQSHNSQVLSVDFSQDGQTLASADFNGEIRLWTATGEPISAFSAHNDWIHSVRFNPELELLASGSEDGTVKLWDLQGKPKRTIPAHDHPVRDIDFHPDGITIATASADGTIKLWDLYGQPKGMPLIGHQDWVLSVRFSPDGKWLASSDNSGMVRLWKASGEPVRAFSPSDDSSVYQVAFSPDSQYIAGALANHSVIVWDIQGNVVETLLGHSLRVNGVSFSPDGKILASASRDDTVKLWQMDKTPQLRVLEPPTAARGIVFGISVAPDGSQIATTRSDGQVALWNLENPQVPTLKLLPGDSAGKSISFSPAGDLLASAHTDGAIRVWTAEGQILNTITEAHQEGVNGLSFSPHNNLLASGGGDGLVKLWDATSSDPPKTLAEHTAAVNWVSFNHDGSRLASASDDGTVKILNPTSGEQFVSLEGHDGASVWEVAFSPSGDAIATAGGEMVQLWDKSGQHLQTLPSSSHSVQFSDDGQQLFSTGGDTIQVWQRDGTLLTTLVGHTSSINGMRFSQLPILASDPSEGGLGKIPTLVSGSSDGRVILWNLEHLTLDGLVSQGCAWLQDYLQTNLSAPTELCEGGQTSQETTGEK from the coding sequence ATGACGCTACCTGACCCTGAATCTCACCAAAACCAAGCCCAAGATGTCTCAATTGGGGGAAACTTTCAGGTCAGTGGCGAGGGTAACACGGTCGATTTTTCTCAGACTCATCTTGATCTGTCCCAGGCGACCCTTTCTCAGACCCAAATTTTGCAGGTCGCCTTCGATGAAATCAAGACCCGCCCTCTCATTGCCCGATCGCCCTACATTGGCCTGCGTAAGTTTGAAGTGCGAGACCGGGATTTATTTTTTGGGCGCGATCGCCTCGTCAGCCGTCTTCAAAATCGCCTCCAGCAACATTTTCTATTAGTTCTGGGAGCTTCCGGGAGTGGCAAATCTTCGCTGATCCGGGCTGGCCTCATTCCAAAACTGGCTGAGCAGCAAGGGGGCGGATTTCGGGAGTTGGTTTTCACCCCAGATCGGGATCCGTTCGAGTCGTTTCGGGCCAGCCTCATCAGTGCTGGGTATCGGCAGTCGGCCACAGAATTTCTGTTATCTGGCCAGTCCAATGGGTTAGTCCAAGCCAGTCAAACCCTTAAGCAAGTGGATGAAGAGTGGCTGATCTTTATCGATCAGTTTGAGGAACTGTTCACCCTTTGCCATGATTTGCAGAAGCGGCAGCACTTTATTGATGGTCTGCTGCAGTTAGCCAAAGCCCAGCTGCCAACGGTAGACATGGTGCTAGCGATGCGGGCAGATTTCCTGGATCGCCTCAGCGCCTATCCAGCCCTGAGGGGGATTCTTCAGCTATCGGAACTGGTCACCGACCTAGGGGATGATGAACTCCGCCTTGTGATCGAACAACCGGCAGCCCACCATGGCGTTGTCTTTGAACCAGGACTGGTGGGGGAAATTATTCAAGATCTCAAAGGCCGCACAGAGGCTGGCGAATCCGACCGGATCTCCCTACCCTTACTGCAATACACCCTCAAGCTGCTGTGGGAAAGTAGCGGCAACCTCGGCGATCGCATCCTTCGCACGACCACCTACCGTCACTTAGGGGGTGTCCGAGGCGCACTGCAGCGGCGGGTTGACGATATTTACAGCAGCCTTTCTGCGGAAGAACAGCAGGCTGCTAAACGGATTTTTCTGCAGTTGGTCGATACTACCAGCGCTGATGCCGGGGCCACTGCCGTCGGTAAAGCCGTCAGTCACCGTGCTGCTTTGGGGGATTTTCGCGATGCTACCGTGCAAAAGGTGTTGAAACAGCTGATTGATGCCAGTTTGCTCATCAGCGATCGCCCCAGCCCTGACAGTACTAGTGTTGTCGAACTCGCCCACGAGACCCTCATCGATTCCTGGGACACGCTCAAAAACTGGATTGAGGAAAGCAAACCCCTGATTCGCCTGCGCAACCAGCTCAAAGAAGACGCCAGCCGCTGGCATGATCTGTGTCAGAAAAAAAACACGCAGGCCGAGGCCGAGCTGTGGCATGGCTACAAACTAGAGTGGATTATCGATAGAAAGCAAGATATTCAATCCCAGTTTGGCTCCTTTACCTCAGCAGAGATAAGTTTTATCGAAGCAAGTGAAGAACTTCGTGATCGCCAACAGCAGGCAAAGATTGAACGTGAACGTAAGCAGAAATGGTTAATAGGTGGTATCGCTATAGCCACAATGGGGGCTCTAAATTTGGCCGTTGTGTCACTTTTAATGTGGAAAGCTGCTGAAAGTCAAACTATTCAAGCGGTATCAAAAACATCGGCTATTGCGTTTGTCCAGAATCAGGACTCCTTTGATCCAGTTATTGAAGCGCTTAGAGCTGGGACCCAACTCCAGCGTTTGCCCTTCTTTTTGCGTCCTGCCGACCTTCAAGCCGACGTCATGACATCTTTAGCCCAGAGTGTGTACTGGGTGCAGGAACGCAACCGCCTAGAAGGTCATACCGATGATGTTGAAGAAATTGTCTTTAGCCCCAACGGTGACATCATCGCCACCGTGAGCTACGACCAAACCCTTAGGCTTTGGAGCTCAACAGGTCGATTAGTAGTTGAGCAATCCCACAATAGCCAAGTTCTGAGCGTAGATTTCAGCCAAGACGGTCAGACGCTAGCCAGTGCCGACTTTAATGGTGAGATCCGACTGTGGACAGCAACCGGAGAGCCAATCTCAGCATTTTCAGCCCATAACGATTGGATTCACAGCGTTCGGTTTAATCCTGAACTAGAGTTGCTCGCCAGTGGCAGCGAAGATGGCACCGTCAAGCTATGGGATTTACAAGGAAAGCCGAAACGTACCATCCCGGCCCACGATCACCCCGTGCGGGACATCGATTTCCATCCAGATGGGATAACTATTGCCACTGCCAGTGCCGATGGAACTATCAAACTTTGGGATCTCTACGGCCAGCCCAAAGGGATGCCTTTGATAGGTCATCAAGATTGGGTGCTGAGCGTTCGCTTCAGCCCTGATGGGAAATGGCTAGCCTCCAGTGATAACAGCGGGATGGTTCGTCTTTGGAAAGCCAGTGGAGAACCTGTGCGAGCGTTTTCTCCGAGCGATGACAGCTCCGTCTACCAAGTGGCATTCAGCCCAGACAGCCAATACATTGCCGGAGCCCTGGCCAATCATTCGGTTATAGTCTGGGATATCCAGGGAAATGTTGTGGAAACTCTGCTGGGGCATTCCCTGAGAGTTAACGGCGTCAGTTTCAGTCCGGATGGCAAGATTCTTGCCTCTGCTAGTCGGGATGACACCGTTAAACTCTGGCAGATGGATAAAACGCCACAGTTGAGGGTGCTGGAACCTCCCACTGCTGCACGGGGCATTGTATTCGGTATTAGCGTTGCCCCTGATGGCAGCCAAATAGCGACGACCCGCTCAGATGGTCAGGTTGCCCTCTGGAATCTAGAGAACCCCCAAGTCCCGACCTTGAAGCTACTACCGGGGGACAGCGCTGGGAAGAGCATCAGTTTTAGCCCAGCAGGCGATCTCTTAGCCAGTGCTCATACAGACGGAGCGATCCGAGTCTGGACAGCTGAGGGGCAGATACTGAACACCATTACCGAGGCCCATCAAGAAGGGGTCAATGGCCTCAGCTTTAGCCCCCACAATAACTTATTGGCCTCTGGCGGCGGTGATGGTTTGGTCAAACTTTGGGACGCCACTAGCAGCGACCCCCCCAAAACACTTGCAGAACACACAGCAGCCGTTAACTGGGTGAGCTTTAACCATGATGGCAGCCGCCTCGCGAGCGCCAGTGATGACGGCACAGTTAAGATATTGAATCCCACCTCAGGTGAGCAATTCGTTTCCCTAGAAGGGCATGATGGGGCCTCTGTTTGGGAGGTGGCTTTTAGTCCTAGCGGAGATGCGATCGCAACTGCTGGGGGTGAAATGGTGCAGCTTTGGGACAAGAGCGGCCAGCACCTCCAGACACTGCCTAGCAGCAGTCACAGTGTTCAATTTAGCGACGATGGTCAGCAACTTTTCAGCACAGGCGGTGACACTATCCAAGTCTGGCAGCGGGATGGAACGCTCCTCACAACTTTGGTTGGTCATACCAGCTCCATCAATGGCATGCGCTTCAGCCAGTTGCCGATCTTGGCATCTGATCCTTCAGAGGGAGGGCTGGGCAAAATCCCGACCCTAGTCTCAGGCAGTTCAGATGGCCGGGTCATTCTTTGGAATCTTGAACATCTCACCTTAGATGGGCTTGTGAGTCAAGGATGTGCTTGGCTTCAAGACTACCTCCAAACCAACCTATCTGCCCCCACTGAACTGTGTGAGGGCGGGCAAACATCACAGGAAACCACAGGAGAAAAATAA
- a CDS encoding C1 family peptidase, translating into MENSEALTNSFILCSYERFIYQFEYWFQTIEPFISAILQAISPLANFDNLKEAVNKGFERLDSGFQLHHLENRTRLAPYKTLLSEYSPIYLTDPIAELRSLKYSATNLFEETLVKIERELYGNIEIRPIFIDTLADFSRDRGVLSKKNKDAFLKKVEETVRSEFGYTEDELNTLVKPAAIKFLEFRTRPDRDKDAGEDLQNEKKDLEEYLSFFQFLKDILSNQYNVKYTRAQAESDKVDKQTAVLKSLLTDKEEFFEISHSDLDEQASKGSASSSKIQRTEQALFFEPARLQLPVSTKLLNTSLQRRKKNIKSYFFLPGVVDLSYWCSPVEDQGSLNACTAFAGIALVEYFARKRYGKYMNLSPRFLYKASRNLMGRLDDTGASVRQTMKALVLFGVPPEEVWPWNDQEFNEEPPAFCYAYAQSYQALKYFRLDSAAIASKELLLFQIKAVLAAGLPCMFGLTVYDSFYKESNIRRGHIPYPSDRDQIVGGHAAVAIGYSDYKLIDRVDGKPTQPGAILIRNSWGANWGNGGYGWLPYEYILQGLTADWWSLLKSEWFDGGAFGLGAVDPGATKNNGGGKDENHVTDPPTRT; encoded by the coding sequence ATGGAGAATTCAGAGGCATTGACTAACAGCTTCATTCTCTGTTCTTACGAAAGATTTATATATCAGTTTGAGTATTGGTTTCAAACTATCGAGCCTTTTATTTCAGCCATACTCCAGGCGATATCTCCTTTAGCTAATTTTGACAACCTGAAAGAGGCTGTTAATAAAGGCTTTGAACGGTTAGATAGTGGCTTCCAATTGCACCATCTAGAGAACCGGACAAGACTCGCGCCTTATAAGACCCTTCTGAGTGAATATTCGCCCATTTATCTAACCGACCCAATCGCTGAGTTGCGATCGCTAAAGTATTCGGCCACTAATCTTTTTGAAGAAACGCTTGTCAAAATTGAACGCGAACTTTATGGAAATATTGAAATTAGACCTATCTTTATTGATACTTTAGCTGATTTCTCAAGAGATCGAGGAGTGTTGAGTAAAAAGAATAAGGATGCCTTTTTGAAAAAGGTTGAAGAAACAGTGAGGTCGGAATTTGGTTATACTGAAGATGAATTGAATACATTGGTAAAACCTGCTGCAATCAAGTTCTTAGAGTTTAGAACCCGCCCAGATCGAGATAAGGATGCCGGAGAGGATTTACAAAATGAGAAGAAAGACCTTGAAGAATATCTGTCTTTCTTCCAATTTTTAAAGGATATTCTGAGCAATCAATACAACGTCAAATACACAAGGGCACAAGCTGAATCCGACAAGGTAGACAAGCAAACAGCTGTGCTGAAGTCTTTGTTAACGGACAAAGAAGAGTTTTTTGAAATCAGTCATTCAGATCTGGATGAGCAAGCGTCTAAAGGCTCTGCTTCGTCTAGCAAAATTCAGCGGACTGAACAAGCACTGTTTTTTGAGCCTGCTAGACTACAGTTGCCTGTTAGTACAAAACTTCTGAATACTTCTCTGCAGAGAAGAAAGAAAAACATCAAGTCTTACTTCTTCTTGCCAGGAGTTGTCGATCTCAGCTATTGGTGTTCTCCAGTTGAGGATCAAGGATCGCTGAATGCCTGCACCGCGTTTGCCGGTATTGCGCTGGTAGAATATTTTGCGCGGAAGCGTTATGGGAAATATATGAATCTTTCTCCCCGCTTCCTCTATAAAGCATCTCGTAATCTGATGGGGCGCTTGGATGATACTGGTGCATCTGTCCGGCAGACTATGAAAGCTTTAGTGCTCTTTGGGGTACCGCCCGAAGAAGTTTGGCCCTGGAATGATCAGGAATTTAACGAAGAGCCCCCCGCCTTTTGCTATGCCTACGCACAAAGTTATCAAGCACTCAAGTATTTTCGATTAGATTCTGCGGCGATCGCCTCAAAGGAGCTCCTGCTGTTCCAGATTAAAGCCGTTTTAGCCGCAGGGCTGCCTTGTATGTTTGGACTTACTGTTTACGATTCTTTCTACAAAGAGAGCAATATTCGCAGGGGACATATTCCCTATCCCAGCGATAGAGATCAGATCGTTGGCGGACATGCTGCCGTGGCTATTGGCTACAGCGATTACAAGCTCATTGATCGAGTGGATGGAAAACCCACTCAACCAGGAGCCATCTTAATTCGGAATTCTTGGGGAGCCAACTGGGGCAATGGAGGATATGGCTGGTTACCCTACGAATACATTTTGCAAGGGTTAACCGCTGACTGGTGGTCACTCTTGAAGTCAGAATGGTTTGATGGGGGTGCTTTTGGACTAGGGGCCGTTGATCCTGGGGCAACCAAGAACAATGGGGGTGGTAAAGATGAAAACCATGTAACAGATCCACCCACCAGAACTTGA
- a CDS encoding pentapeptide repeat-containing protein, with amino-acid sequence MRKQQDRVYTTERLLKDYSRGERSFRRIRLKGKSLADKELSGADFTGATFQCKDFKGTKLAGANFTETNLCGVDFSGADLEGATFARAVLKKTKFHDATLNECAFNSSEFCQVDFSKAKIRQARFEEARFTLDGWTTAYLGSLLSISYLMCIFYLSIGFTLLIFSFEGNPNQSIGSNPSQLVLGHAISIISFLYFYILSIGNDFLKRFTGFLYGIILLSLLMLNQPIITGTAFILMLAWLYQIYWIWKTCEHSKVRLMGALTIIFLLFWMIGILYGYENFAHLWSDENAPEGFIFSHTIVVVIITILWSIITAIFTAAMFFLSQFSCQEPFWKGLIKSLWIVLLYVVALFTPLVLAFIIVRENVWGNDIGYQSIMPIEFMLIALLGILFGLYYGWRTYRDEKNFQTLRDVAVSFCYQWAWESKILGLLSTKFRKADLTGADFSDVSILRHADFTEANLDAVNWQGAWDLKRVRVGKSYLRYAKIRHLLSGSRRPKKAESDKFKAFECLDLQGISLSQLSDKDFFRGVSFRDSNLSRANLSGLDLTGANLSGCILEGVNLSHTQLTGIRIQDWQIDEKTDFTGAKCDYLYLNSDESEEEVKVNIVLKDESEGKSLAEQMRNQPISAVDSASIKAIREGFHKIELTRNRVQKEYQLQKFANEAEGKYQLDPERCCEMFRAYQREKWLAKHNSSWWQRILWFEIEPWIEKANQWTRELDIFPLLENLGRLSIIIAVITFVNNFLKPNIDTEISERTSINRFNLEQLRTSRDGLVGLDVSQALPDNSESSSHVENSSEPSNNRDSGDQFTLREINLRGANLTDANFGGVDLTNADFSGAVLTRANFSGAFLEGAKFSSEHDDSYLPSRSREGDTSIKIPSLLIPNIFKRGASLQEANLLGANLIEADLRNVDLTRADLSRADLTDANLIGADLTDANLIGADLTDANLIGADLTDANLIGADLTDANLIGADLTDANLIGADLTDANLGEADLTDANLIGADLTDANLGEADLTDANLIGADLTDANLGEADLTGAYLTKQLIDQLHEANFSNLKGLDEADKSLRNADLSEINLSDIDLSKNYLAGANLTGANLNRANLTGANLIGARGLTDANLIGADLTGAYLTKQLIDQLREAKFDNLKGLDSVDKNLTHVDLSKVDLSAVDLSENDLRGANLRGANLRGANLRDADLTSANLTSARLWRADLTDADLTDADLTDADLTDADLTDADLTDADLTDADLTEAYLADDALENAILCNTILPDRSIESRDCDRN; translated from the coding sequence ATGCGGAAGCAGCAAGACAGAGTTTATACCACCGAAAGACTTTTGAAGGATTACAGCAGAGGCGAGAGAAGTTTTCGACGCATTCGCTTAAAAGGTAAATCACTCGCAGATAAGGAGCTGAGTGGGGCAGATTTCACTGGAGCAACTTTTCAATGTAAGGACTTTAAAGGGACAAAGCTTGCGGGAGCGAACTTCACAGAGACTAACCTATGTGGCGTTGATTTTAGTGGAGCCGACTTAGAAGGTGCAACCTTTGCAAGAGCTGTCCTAAAAAAGACAAAGTTTCACGATGCAACTCTGAATGAATGCGCATTCAACTCAAGCGAATTCTGTCAGGTTGATTTCAGCAAAGCCAAGATAAGGCAAGCAAGATTTGAAGAAGCTAGATTCACTCTTGATGGATGGACTACGGCTTACCTCGGATCGTTATTATCTATATCATATCTTATGTGCATATTCTATCTTTCCATTGGTTTTACATTGCTTATATTCTCCTTTGAAGGGAACCCAAACCAGAGCATTGGATCAAATCCTTCACAATTGGTATTAGGCCATGCGATCTCAATAATTTCTTTTTTATACTTCTATATCCTGAGTATTGGAAATGATTTTTTGAAAAGATTCACGGGATTCTTATATGGAATTATTCTGCTCTCTCTTCTTATGCTAAACCAACCCATAATTACTGGCACGGCATTTATTTTAATGCTGGCATGGCTCTATCAAATTTATTGGATTTGGAAAACCTGTGAACATTCTAAAGTTAGATTAATGGGTGCTTTAACAATTATTTTTTTGCTATTTTGGATGATCGGAATTCTTTATGGATATGAGAACTTTGCTCATCTATGGTCTGACGAAAATGCACCTGAAGGATTTATATTTTCCCACACCATTGTAGTAGTCATAATAACTATACTGTGGTCGATAATTACAGCTATTTTTACAGCTGCAATGTTCTTCCTGAGCCAATTTAGTTGTCAAGAACCATTTTGGAAAGGCCTGATTAAATCGCTTTGGATTGTCCTGCTTTATGTAGTTGCTTTATTTACTCCACTGGTACTGGCATTTATTATTGTGCGGGAAAATGTGTGGGGAAATGATATTGGATATCAAAGTATTATGCCTATTGAATTCATGCTTATTGCGCTTTTAGGAATTTTATTCGGTCTTTATTACGGTTGGAGAACATATAGAGATGAAAAAAATTTTCAAACTTTGAGAGATGTGGCTGTGTCCTTTTGCTATCAATGGGCATGGGAATCGAAGATACTGGGATTATTGAGTACAAAATTCAGAAAAGCTGATCTGACAGGGGCAGATTTCTCTGATGTTTCTATACTAAGGCATGCGGACTTTACGGAGGCGAATCTAGATGCTGTTAATTGGCAAGGTGCCTGGGACTTGAAACGAGTAAGAGTTGGTAAGAGTTATTTGCGATATGCCAAAATTCGTCATCTCTTGAGCGGCTCCAGGCGCCCTAAGAAGGCAGAGTCGGATAAGTTTAAGGCATTCGAGTGTTTAGATCTACAGGGTATTTCTCTAAGCCAGTTGAGTGATAAAGACTTCTTCAGAGGAGTAAGTTTTAGAGACAGTAACTTAAGTCGAGCGAACTTGAGTGGTCTTGATCTAACAGGTGCCAACCTATCTGGCTGCATCTTGGAAGGAGTCAACTTAAGCCACACTCAACTAACGGGTATTCGTATCCAGGATTGGCAAATCGATGAAAAAACTGATTTTACAGGGGCTAAATGTGACTACCTTTATTTAAATTCAGATGAATCTGAGGAAGAGGTAAAAGTTAATATCGTCTTAAAAGATGAGTCAGAAGGTAAGTCTCTTGCTGAGCAAATGCGGAATCAGCCAATTAGTGCAGTAGATTCAGCCAGCATAAAAGCCATCAGAGAGGGATTTCACAAGATTGAGCTGACCCGAAATCGAGTTCAGAAAGAATATCAGCTTCAGAAATTTGCTAATGAAGCAGAAGGCAAATATCAGCTTGATCCGGAACGATGCTGCGAAATGTTTAGAGCCTACCAGCGTGAAAAATGGCTGGCCAAACATAACTCTTCGTGGTGGCAAAGAATTCTATGGTTTGAAATTGAACCCTGGATTGAGAAAGCCAATCAGTGGACACGGGAGTTAGATATTTTCCCTTTACTGGAGAATCTAGGGCGGCTCTCAATTATCATTGCAGTGATCACGTTTGTCAATAACTTTCTTAAGCCTAATATCGATACAGAGATTTCTGAGAGAACATCCATTAATCGCTTTAATTTAGAGCAATTGCGAACGAGCCGAGATGGTTTAGTTGGCTTAGATGTTTCGCAAGCTCTACCAGACAATTCGGAATCCTCTAGTCATGTAGAGAACTCTTCAGAGCCTTCAAACAATAGAGACTCTGGAGACCAGTTTACCCTACGTGAGATTAATCTAAGGGGAGCTAATCTGACTGACGCCAATTTTGGTGGAGTTGATTTAACAAATGCTGATTTTAGCGGAGCTGTACTCACTCGGGCCAATTTTAGCGGAGCTTTTCTTGAAGGTGCAAAATTCAGCTCTGAGCATGATGACTCTTACTTGCCAAGTCGAAGTCGAGAAGGAGATACTTCCATCAAAATCCCATCATTGTTGATACCAAATATCTTTAAGCGTGGTGCAAGCTTACAAGAGGCTAATTTGTTGGGTGCTAACTTAATCGAAGCTGATTTGAGAAATGTGGATTTAACAAGAGCTGACCTGTCAAGAGCTGACCTCACAGACGCTAATTTAATAGGAGCTGACCTCACAGACGCTAATCTAATAGGAGCTGACCTCACAGACGCTAATCTAATAGGAGCTGACCTCACAGACGCTAATTTAATAGGAGCTGACCTCACAGACGCTAATTTAATAGGAGCTGACCTCACAGACGCTAATTTAATAGGAGCTGACCTCACAGACGCTAATCTAGGAGAAGCTGACCTCACAGACGCTAATCTAATAGGAGCTGACCTCACAGACGCTAATCTAGGAGAAGCTGACCTCACAGACGCTAATCTAATAGGAGCTGACCTCACAGACGCTAATCTAGGGGAAGCTGACCTCACAGGAGCTTATTTAACCAAGCAGCTAATAGATCAGCTACACGAAGCTAATTTTAGTAACTTGAAGGGGCTTGATGAAGCAGACAAGAGTTTAAGGAATGCTGATTTAAGCGAGATTAATTTAAGTGATATTGATTTATCCAAAAATTATCTCGCAGGAGCGAACCTCACAGGAGCGAACCTCAACAGGGCGAACCTCACAGGTGCCAATCTAATCGGAGCTAGGGGCCTCACAGACGCAAATCTAATCGGAGCTGATCTCACAGGAGCTTATTTAACCAAGCAGCTAATAGATCAGCTACGCGAGGCCAAGTTTGATAACTTGAAGGGGCTTGATTCAGTAGACAAGAATTTAACGCATGTTGATTTAAGTAAGGTTGACTTAAGTGCGGTTGATTTATCGGAAAATGATCTAAGAGGTGCAAATCTAAGAGGTGCAAATCTAAGAGGTGCAAATCTAAGAGACGCAGACCTGACCAGCGCTAATCTAACAAGCGCTAGACTTTGGAGAGCTGACCTCACAGACGCAGACCTCACAGACGCAGACCTTACAGACGCAGACCTCACAGACGCAGACCTTACAGACGCAGACCTCACAGACGCAGACCTTACAGACGCTGACCTCACAGAAGCGTATTTAGCAGATGATGCTTTAGAGAATGCAATTCTTTGCAACACCATACTTCCTGACCGGTCAATTGAGTCTAGAGACTGCGATCGCAACTAA
- a CDS encoding FAD-dependent monooxygenase: MLFPHHKNPLAGLANADAVRNFFQEKCPALDPFMTLEDAEALQQRPVSKVLTVKCDRMHVAVGEASPSENRILLIGDAVHAFSPSIGQGCNASLQDVQVFAQLLDQYQDRWEHALPEFTAQRLPEAHALRDLSYCSKADGAGVYFSPHVG, from the coding sequence GTGCTGTTTCCTCACCATAAGAATCCCTTGGCAGGCTTGGCCAACGCCGATGCCGTGCGCAATTTTTTTCAAGAAAAATGTCCGGCACTGGATCCGTTTATGACGCTAGAGGATGCCGAAGCGCTGCAGCAGCGTCCGGTATCTAAGGTTTTAACGGTGAAGTGCGATCGCATGCATGTAGCTGTTGGCGAGGCCTCTCCCTCAGAGAATCGCATCTTGCTCATCGGGGATGCCGTCCATGCCTTTTCTCCCTCCATTGGGCAGGGCTGCAATGCTTCACTGCAGGATGTCCAAGTTTTTGCCCAACTGCTGGATCAGTATCAGGATCGCTGGGAGCACGCGCTCCCCGAATTTACTGCCCAGCGGCTACCTGAAGCCCATGCACTACGAGACCTGTCGTACTGTAGCAAAGCGGATGGTGCTGGAGTTTATTTTTCGCCTCACGTTGGGTAA
- a CDS encoding DUF4278 domain-containing protein, which produces MELTYRGHRYQTTSLPVEECGTEVSCKYRGTPYQFRHKRATVAGAPKTVDLTYRGVSYTRTL; this is translated from the coding sequence ATGGAACTCACGTATCGTGGTCACCGCTATCAAACAACCTCACTTCCTGTTGAAGAATGTGGGACAGAAGTTTCCTGCAAATATCGCGGCACTCCCTATCAGTTCAGGCATAAGCGGGCAACGGTTGCAGGGGCACCCAAAACCGTAGATTTAACCTATCGAGGGGTTTCCTACACTCGCACACTCTGA